From Polynucleobacter sp. JS-JIR-II-b4, a single genomic window includes:
- the thiC gene encoding phosphomethylpyrimidine synthase ThiC, producing MSTGKTSTKNAKHEIPSLKSLERDFGQKFAYPASTKTYLQGSRPDVKAPIRMIEQLPTRVGEEMLANPPVPVYDTSGPYSDPDIVINLEKGLPRLRDAWIAERNDTIQLAGPSSEYGVARSQDEATQNLRFSHISAPRVAKSGHNVSQMYYARQGIITPEMEYIALRESMGLEQLRKDPAYKQLLKQHPGKGYGANLPDIVTGEFVRSEIAAGRAIIPANINHPELEPMIIGRNFRVKINGNLGNSAVTSSINEEVEKMVWSIRWGADTIMDLSTGKHIHETREWIIRNSPVPIGTVPIYQALDKTGGIAEDLTWEMFRDTLIEQAEQGVDYFTIHAGVLLRYVPLTADRITGIVSRGGSIMAKWCLAHHKENFLYTKFDEICEIMKAYDVSFSLGDGLRPGCIADSNDAAQFGELHTLGELTAKAWKHDVQVMIEGPGHVPMQRIEENMTEELKHCLEAPFYTLGPLITDIAPGYDHITSGIGAAQIGWYGTAMLCYVTPKEHLGLPDKEDVREGIITYKIAAHGADLAKGLPGAQVRDNALSKARFEFRWEDQFNLGLDPERAREYHDATLPAEGAKIAHFCSMCGPKFCSMKITQEVRDYAATLDADGNPKAKVIPITEVADASKGMDEMSAEFRKRGSEIYQ from the coding sequence ATGAGTACAGGCAAGACTTCAACTAAAAACGCTAAACACGAGATTCCAAGCCTTAAAAGCTTAGAGCGCGACTTCGGGCAAAAGTTTGCCTATCCAGCCTCAACCAAAACTTATCTCCAGGGGTCAAGGCCCGATGTCAAAGCGCCAATCCGCATGATTGAGCAACTACCTACTCGCGTAGGCGAAGAAATGTTGGCTAATCCTCCAGTACCTGTTTACGACACATCTGGTCCATACAGCGATCCTGATATTGTCATCAACCTTGAAAAAGGTTTGCCAAGACTCCGCGATGCCTGGATTGCTGAGCGTAATGACACCATTCAGTTAGCAGGTCCTAGCTCCGAATACGGCGTTGCACGTTCTCAAGATGAAGCCACACAAAATTTACGCTTTTCTCATATCAGCGCACCACGTGTAGCTAAATCTGGTCATAACGTCAGTCAGATGTATTACGCTCGCCAAGGAATCATTACTCCTGAAATGGAATACATCGCCCTGCGTGAATCCATGGGCCTTGAGCAACTGCGCAAAGATCCTGCTTACAAGCAGCTATTGAAGCAGCATCCAGGTAAAGGGTATGGCGCCAACCTGCCTGACATCGTCACCGGTGAATTTGTCCGCTCCGAGATTGCTGCAGGCCGCGCGATCATTCCAGCAAACATCAATCACCCTGAATTAGAACCAATGATTATTGGCCGTAACTTCCGCGTGAAGATTAACGGCAACTTAGGTAATTCTGCTGTTACCTCTTCCATCAATGAAGAAGTAGAAAAGATGGTGTGGTCGATTCGTTGGGGCGCAGACACCATCATGGATCTCTCTACTGGTAAGCATATTCATGAGACTCGCGAATGGATTATTCGCAACTCTCCAGTACCTATTGGCACAGTTCCAATCTATCAAGCACTAGATAAAACCGGCGGTATTGCAGAAGACCTCACCTGGGAAATGTTCCGTGACACGCTCATTGAGCAAGCAGAGCAAGGCGTGGATTACTTCACCATACATGCGGGTGTATTGCTACGCTATGTACCGTTAACAGCTGATCGTATTACGGGCATTGTTTCTCGTGGCGGCTCGATCATGGCTAAATGGTGCTTGGCTCATCACAAAGAAAACTTCCTGTACACGAAGTTTGATGAGATTTGCGAGATCATGAAAGCGTATGACGTGTCATTTAGCTTGGGCGATGGTTTGCGTCCTGGTTGTATTGCTGACTCGAATGATGCTGCTCAGTTTGGTGAACTTCATACACTCGGTGAGCTGACTGCTAAAGCTTGGAAACATGATGTGCAGGTCATGATTGAGGGTCCTGGACACGTTCCAATGCAGCGCATTGAAGAGAATATGACTGAAGAGCTCAAGCATTGCTTGGAAGCTCCCTTCTATACCCTCGGACCATTGATTACCGATATTGCCCCTGGCTATGACCACATCACTAGCGGCATTGGTGCAGCGCAAATCGGTTGGTACGGCACAGCAATGCTTTGCTATGTCACACCAAAAGAGCATTTGGGATTGCCAGATAAAGAAGATGTGCGCGAAGGCATCATCACTTATAAGATTGCTGCCCATGGTGCTGACTTAGCCAAAGGTTTGCCTGGTGCACAAGTGCGCGATAACGCCCTCTCCAAAGCGCGCTTTGAGTTCCGCTGGGAAGACCAATTTAATCTGGGATTAGATCCTGAGCGCGCGCGTGAGTATCACGACGCAACACTGCCAGCTGAAGGCGCCAAGATTGCGCACTTCTGCTCTATGTGTGGCCCCAAGTTCTGCTCGATGAAGATCACTCAAGAAGTTCGTGATTACGCTGCGACCTTAGATGCTGACGGAAATCCAAAAGCTAAAGTCATTCCAATTACTGAAGTAGCTGACGCTTCTAAGGGTATGGATGAAATGTCTGCGGAGTTCCGCAAGCGCGGTAGTGAGATTTATCAGTAA
- a CDS encoding MFS transporter, which yields MTAQTSKAGLSMKEVLIYGGLMVTLSMGIRHGFGLFNLPITSANGWGRETFALTIALQNLIWGAVQPVTGALADRYGAFKIMVAGGILYALGLAGMAISTDVMNFTLAGGLLIGLAQTATTYSVVYGILGRNVSAEKRVWAMGITAAAGSFGQFLMIPAEQGLLSIFGTQDALLMLALMASLMIPTAIMLREKNFTYNHNLGDQTIKQALKEAMGNPSFRYLTLGYFVCGFQVVFIAVHLAPYLKDLSSTYPAVGAPVVATTALALIGLFNIFGTYSSGILGQRFPKRYLLSAIYIGRSIAITAFLLLPPTPMSTYIFAAIMGFLWLSTIPLTNGIVAQIFGVKYLTMLSGLIFFSHQLGSFCGAFLGGYLFDQSGSYLIVWEIAIGLGVFAFLVNLPVKERAIHRVANA from the coding sequence ATGACAGCACAGACATCCAAAGCAGGGCTTTCGATGAAGGAAGTCCTCATCTACGGTGGACTCATGGTCACCCTATCGATGGGTATTCGTCATGGCTTTGGCCTCTTCAATTTACCCATTACTTCAGCCAATGGCTGGGGTCGCGAAACGTTTGCTCTGACTATTGCTTTACAAAATCTGATTTGGGGAGCTGTGCAGCCAGTTACGGGGGCCTTGGCTGATCGTTACGGCGCATTCAAAATCATGGTTGCCGGTGGGATTTTGTATGCCCTAGGTTTGGCAGGCATGGCTATCTCTACTGATGTCATGAATTTCACATTAGCTGGTGGCTTGCTCATTGGTTTGGCACAAACTGCCACGACCTACAGCGTGGTCTATGGAATCTTGGGTCGCAATGTGTCTGCGGAGAAACGGGTTTGGGCAATGGGTATCACTGCAGCTGCCGGTTCATTTGGTCAGTTCCTCATGATTCCAGCCGAGCAAGGCTTGCTGAGTATATTTGGCACACAAGATGCGCTTCTCATGTTGGCATTGATGGCCAGCCTAATGATTCCAACTGCAATTATGTTGCGTGAAAAGAATTTCACCTATAACCATAATCTGGGTGATCAGACGATTAAGCAGGCGTTAAAGGAAGCAATGGGTAATCCAAGCTTTCGTTATCTGACCTTAGGTTATTTTGTTTGCGGTTTTCAGGTGGTGTTTATTGCGGTTCATTTAGCGCCTTACCTTAAAGACTTGTCTTCTACCTATCCAGCTGTCGGGGCTCCGGTTGTCGCCACGACCGCCCTAGCCTTAATTGGCCTGTTTAATATCTTCGGCACCTATAGCTCTGGCATCCTAGGTCAGCGCTTCCCTAAACGCTATTTACTATCTGCAATCTATATTGGGCGTTCCATTGCCATTACAGCGTTCTTGTTATTGCCACCAACACCGATGAGTACTTACATTTTTGCTGCCATCATGGGCTTCTTGTGGCTCTCAACTATTCCACTGACCAACGGTATCGTTGCGCAAATTTTTGGCGTGAAGTATTTGACAATGCTCTCTGGTCTCATCTTTTTCTCACATCAATTAGGTAGTTTCTGCGGAGCCTTCTTAGGTGGTTATTTATTTGACCAAAGTGGCTCCTATTTAATTGTTTGGGAAATTGCAATTGGATTGGGCGTCTTTGCTTTCTTAGTTAATCTTCCTGTAAAGGAACGAGCAATTCATAGAGTAGCTAATGCTTAA
- a CDS encoding DNA topoisomerase IV subunit B, with protein MATRKTSEYSESSIQVLKGLEPVRQRPGMYTRTDNPLHIIQEVLDNASDEALGGFGKQIIVTMHTDGSVSVEDDGRGIPVGMHPTEKLPVVEIVFTQLHAGGKFEKGTGGAYAFSGGLHGVGVSVTNALSKRLEVTVWRDGQMSTLTFADGKVIEKLKTISSAKEDKSHGTRVRAWPDGKYFDSSVIPMPELIRLLRSKAVLLPGVKVTLIQEKSGDTQTWQYAQGLRGYLNEAIAQAAHGAEVIPPFEGEQYATGTGEEDSFAEGEGAAWVVCWTEDGAPVRESYVNLIPTPAGGTHESGLREGLFNAVKGFIEMHALQPKGVKLMPEDVFARASFILSAKVLDPQFQGQIKERLNSRDAVRLVSGYVKSALELWLNQHVDYGRKLADLVIKQAQARTRAGQKVEKKKSSGVAVLPGKLTDCESQDIGMNEIFLVEGDSAGGSAKMGRNKEYQAILPLRGKVLNTWEAERDRLFANNEVHDIAVAIGVDPHGANDSPDLSNLRYGKVCILSDADVDGAHIQVLLLTLFYKHFPKLIELGHVHISRPPLFRVDAPARGKKPAQKIYALDANELQAIEDKLRKDGVKETAWQISRFKGLGEMSAEQLWDTTLNPDTRRLLPVTLGTWTEDETFKTMDMLMGKSESGARRDWLEERGNEVEADI; from the coding sequence ATGGCTACCCGTAAAACTTCCGAATACAGCGAATCGTCGATTCAGGTCCTAAAAGGACTAGAACCAGTCCGTCAACGGCCTGGAATGTATACCCGCACCGACAATCCACTCCATATCATTCAAGAGGTGCTGGATAACGCATCCGATGAGGCCTTAGGAGGTTTTGGCAAGCAAATCATCGTTACGATGCATACCGATGGCAGCGTGAGCGTAGAAGATGATGGACGCGGCATTCCAGTGGGCATGCATCCTACCGAAAAATTACCAGTAGTGGAGATTGTGTTTACCCAGCTTCATGCTGGCGGTAAGTTTGAAAAAGGCACTGGTGGTGCTTATGCATTCTCAGGCGGCTTACATGGTGTTGGTGTTTCTGTAACCAATGCTTTATCCAAAAGATTAGAAGTCACCGTTTGGCGTGATGGCCAAATGTCGACATTGACCTTTGCTGATGGCAAGGTGATTGAAAAGCTCAAAACGATTTCTTCTGCAAAAGAAGACAAGTCACACGGTACCCGCGTTCGCGCTTGGCCAGATGGTAAGTATTTTGATAGCTCAGTGATTCCAATGCCTGAGCTCATTCGCCTATTACGATCTAAGGCTGTTTTATTGCCTGGCGTGAAGGTAACGCTGATTCAAGAAAAATCAGGCGATACCCAGACATGGCAATACGCACAAGGCTTGCGTGGCTACTTAAATGAAGCGATTGCGCAAGCAGCTCATGGCGCCGAAGTCATTCCACCATTCGAAGGCGAGCAATACGCTACCGGCACTGGAGAGGAAGATTCTTTTGCTGAAGGCGAGGGTGCGGCTTGGGTAGTTTGTTGGACTGAAGATGGCGCACCGGTGCGCGAGAGTTATGTGAACTTGATTCCAACACCTGCAGGCGGTACTCACGAAAGCGGTTTGCGTGAAGGCTTATTTAATGCCGTTAAAGGCTTTATTGAGATGCATGCATTGCAACCGAAAGGTGTGAAACTCATGCCTGAAGACGTATTTGCCCGCGCATCTTTCATTCTGTCGGCCAAAGTATTGGATCCTCAGTTCCAAGGGCAGATTAAAGAGCGCCTAAATTCTCGTGATGCCGTACGTTTAGTTTCTGGCTATGTGAAGTCTGCTTTAGAGCTTTGGCTCAATCAGCACGTTGACTACGGTCGTAAATTAGCCGACCTGGTAATCAAGCAGGCGCAAGCAAGAACCCGTGCCGGCCAAAAAGTAGAGAAGAAGAAGTCTTCTGGCGTAGCTGTTCTGCCTGGCAAGCTTACCGACTGCGAGAGCCAGGATATCGGCATGAATGAAATCTTCCTAGTAGAGGGTGATTCTGCTGGTGGTTCAGCCAAAATGGGGCGTAATAAGGAATATCAAGCCATCCTGCCATTGCGTGGCAAGGTATTAAATACCTGGGAAGCTGAGCGTGATCGCTTATTTGCCAATAATGAAGTGCATGACATTGCTGTAGCAATTGGTGTTGATCCGCACGGAGCAAATGACAGTCCTGATCTATCTAATCTGCGCTATGGCAAGGTTTGCATTCTCTCTGATGCGGACGTAGATGGTGCGCACATCCAAGTATTGCTCTTAACCTTGTTCTACAAACATTTCCCCAAACTCATTGAGTTAGGGCATGTGCATATCTCTAGGCCACCACTATTTAGAGTTGATGCTCCAGCGCGTGGCAAGAAACCAGCGCAAAAGATTTATGCCCTAGATGCTAATGAGCTTCAAGCGATTGAAGATAAATTACGTAAAGATGGTGTCAAAGAAACTGCATGGCAGATCTCCCGCTTTAAGGGCTTGGGAGAAATGAGCGCAGAGCAACTTTGGGATACGACTTTGAATCCAGATACGCGTCGTTTACTACCGGTCACTCTGGGCACATGGACCGAAGACGAAACATTTAAAACAATGGATATGCTCATGGGTAAATCAGAGTCTGGTGCACGCCGTGATTGGTTGGAAGAGCGCGGCAATGAAGTGGAGGCGGATATCTAA
- a CDS encoding CaiB/BaiF CoA-transferase family protein, with protein MGALSHIRVLDLSRVLAGPWCAQNLADLGADVIKVERPVVGDDTRHWGPPFVKDANGKETEESAYFICINRNKRSITVDIAKPEGQELIRQLGAESDVVIENYKVGDLAKYGLDYESLKKVKPDLIYCSITGFGQTGPFANRPGYDFIVQGMGGFMSVTGEADGVKGASPQKAGVAIADIFTGMYASTAILAAVIHRDHTGEGQYIDMALLDTQIAVMANVSSAYLTSEKVPRRIGNASVTIVPYQTFPTSDGWMIVAAGNDGQYRHFVMAGEEGHLADNPRYATNPLRVQHRDELVPLLEAMTRKKTKKEWISLLEKVNVPCGPINNFKEVFENEQVIARGVEINIPHPTVGNMKLVASPMRLSKTPTEVRMAPPTLGQHTQEILHERLKLDDQAIEALRTKGII; from the coding sequence ATGGGAGCCTTAAGTCATATTCGCGTTTTAGACCTTAGCCGAGTCTTGGCAGGGCCTTGGTGCGCTCAAAACCTAGCGGATTTGGGTGCAGATGTCATCAAAGTCGAAAGACCAGTCGTTGGCGACGATACCCGCCATTGGGGGCCTCCCTTTGTCAAAGACGCCAATGGCAAGGAAACTGAAGAATCTGCCTATTTTATTTGCATCAACCGCAATAAACGTTCAATTACGGTCGACATTGCAAAACCCGAAGGTCAAGAGTTGATCCGTCAGCTGGGTGCCGAATCGGATGTGGTGATTGAAAACTACAAAGTTGGCGACCTTGCTAAATATGGCCTTGATTATGAAAGCCTCAAAAAAGTAAAGCCAGATTTGATCTACTGCTCAATTACAGGTTTCGGTCAGACCGGTCCCTTTGCTAATCGTCCTGGCTACGACTTCATCGTTCAGGGTATGGGCGGATTTATGAGTGTCACCGGTGAAGCGGATGGTGTTAAAGGAGCTAGCCCACAAAAAGCAGGGGTTGCAATCGCAGACATCTTTACCGGCATGTATGCCTCTACAGCCATATTGGCAGCAGTCATTCACCGTGACCATACGGGTGAAGGCCAATACATCGATATGGCTTTATTGGACACCCAAATTGCAGTGATGGCTAACGTTTCAAGCGCCTACCTGACATCTGAAAAAGTGCCCCGTCGGATTGGCAATGCCTCCGTAACCATTGTTCCGTATCAAACCTTCCCAACATCGGATGGCTGGATGATTGTTGCTGCTGGCAATGACGGTCAATATAGACACTTTGTCATGGCTGGCGAGGAAGGTCACCTTGCTGATAATCCACGTTACGCCACTAACCCACTCCGTGTTCAACACCGAGATGAGCTAGTGCCGCTACTGGAAGCCATGACCCGTAAAAAAACAAAGAAGGAATGGATATCACTTCTAGAAAAAGTGAATGTTCCTTGCGGACCGATCAATAACTTCAAAGAAGTCTTTGAAAACGAGCAAGTCATAGCTCGTGGGGTAGAGATCAATATTCCACACCCTACTGTTGGCAATATGAAATTAGTTGCTAGTCCTATGCGCCTTTCTAAAACACCCACCGAAGTACGAATGGCACCGCCTACGCTTGGTCAACATACGCAAGAGATTTTGCATGAACGTCTCAAGCTCGATGATCAAGCGATTGAAGCGCTGCGCACCAAGGGAATCATCTAA
- a CDS encoding NUDIX hydrolase family protein, producing MTSLSTSTLAALEEMLQNTARSAPAEYLPIYLSRGAIGEQLIGHLNPEFIPYLQESLQKESIALIAMGHDKLTIQLGKPRDLSNSLYQLANRMRLGGFIPGWRNEDFAWVDPNGHKYFRMERAAFRTFGFRSMATHINGYTHGNTIWLGRRSETKPTDPGKLDNLAAGGITADETPWVSARRELWEEAGVPEQISDQIEPVGRIHMRRPSLDRGFHDEQLYVYDLELADNFVPTNHDGEVSGFIEISLPEAAARILADEFTSDAAFVTADFILRRNK from the coding sequence ATGACCAGCCTTTCAACCAGTACCTTAGCCGCCCTCGAGGAAATGCTCCAAAACACGGCGCGTTCTGCTCCTGCGGAATACCTGCCGATTTATTTATCCCGCGGTGCAATAGGTGAACAACTCATTGGCCATCTCAATCCAGAATTTATTCCTTATCTGCAAGAGTCTTTACAAAAAGAATCCATTGCACTCATTGCCATGGGTCATGACAAACTCACCATTCAATTAGGCAAACCTAGAGATTTATCCAATAGTCTTTATCAGTTAGCTAATCGCATGAGACTGGGTGGATTTATTCCAGGCTGGCGTAACGAAGACTTTGCTTGGGTTGATCCAAATGGTCATAAATACTTTCGCATGGAGCGCGCTGCATTTCGTACCTTTGGTTTTCGAAGTATGGCAACGCATATCAATGGTTATACCCACGGTAATACTATTTGGCTGGGTAGACGCAGTGAAACTAAGCCTACTGATCCAGGCAAGTTAGACAACTTGGCAGCCGGTGGAATTACTGCTGATGAAACACCCTGGGTTAGCGCGCGTCGTGAGCTTTGGGAAGAAGCTGGCGTACCTGAGCAAATCTCCGATCAAATTGAGCCTGTGGGACGTATTCATATGCGCCGCCCATCACTAGATCGAGGCTTTCATGATGAACAGCTATATGTCTACGATTTAGAGCTGGCTGACAACTTTGTCCCCACCAATCATGATGGTGAAGTCAGTGGCTTTATTGAAATCTCCCTGCCAGAGGCTGCCGCCAGAATCCTGGCTGATGAATTTACCTCTGATGCTGCCTTTGTTACGGCTGATTTCATATTGCGTCGCAATAAGTAG
- the parC gene encoding DNA topoisomerase IV subunit A, producing MDIVEVEETPAVAASSGGGAGNHDPKTVDLNEDGKDSLTLAVYAERAYLDYAISVVKGRALPDVSDGQKPVQRRILFSMSEMGLRADAKPVKSARVVGDVLGKFHPHGDQSAYDALVRLAQSFSLRYPLIDGQGNFGSRDGDGAAAMRYTEARLTKIASLLLSEIDEGTVDFAPNYDGSFQEPKLLPARLPFVLLNGASGIAVGMATEIPSHNLREVATAAVALMKSPKMSTSELLEIMPGPDYPGGGQIISSAAEIAQIYEAGRGSIKVRARWSVEELARGQWQIVVNELPPATSSQRVLQEIEEITNPKVKVGKKTLTPEQNNFKSTILNVLDGVRDESSKDAAVRLVFEPKSKNIDVNEFVNLLLAHTSLESNAPMNLVMIGNDGRPRQKGLKEILSEWVAFRVATVTRRTQHRLGKVKDRMHILEGRLTVLLNIDKVIKIIRNSDEPKADLIKEFKLSDRQAEDILDIRLRQLARLEGIKIEQELKELKTERDDLEGLLQNDTVLRKRIIKEIESDMKDFGDDRRTLIQEDKRAVAETKVIDEPVTVIVSQKGWVRVRQGHEHDATQFGFKAGDALYATFEVRTVDVIQGFGSDGRVYTVPVSELPGARGDGSPLTSFVNLAAGSQMVAYYAGQPDDLVLLSTKAGYGFLANVADMTTRNKAGKSFLSMDAKVPGDAPLGAAKVKVGMKQVACLSEASKLLVFPLDELKRLPTGGKGVILMGLDEKEHLASAIAVGPDGATYSGAGRAGKPTELGLDAKTLKSFAGNRARKGHFVEPRLKDGKLTAN from the coding sequence ATAGATATTGTTGAAGTGGAAGAGACCCCTGCAGTTGCTGCTTCCTCTGGCGGTGGAGCGGGTAATCATGACCCCAAAACGGTTGACTTGAATGAAGATGGCAAAGACAGCTTAACTCTAGCGGTATATGCAGAGCGTGCCTATTTAGATTACGCAATTAGCGTAGTTAAAGGCCGTGCATTGCCTGATGTATCTGATGGTCAAAAACCTGTACAGCGCCGTATTTTGTTCTCAATGAGCGAAATGGGTTTGCGTGCAGATGCTAAACCGGTGAAAAGTGCGCGTGTAGTTGGTGATGTGTTGGGTAAGTTCCATCCCCACGGTGACCAATCTGCATACGATGCCTTGGTTCGTTTGGCGCAAAGCTTCTCATTGCGCTACCCATTAATTGATGGTCAAGGTAACTTCGGCTCACGCGATGGTGATGGCGCAGCAGCGATGCGTTACACCGAGGCACGTCTTACTAAGATCGCTAGTTTGCTTCTGAGTGAGATTGATGAGGGTACGGTAGATTTTGCGCCGAACTATGACGGCTCATTTCAAGAGCCTAAATTATTACCAGCGCGGCTACCGTTTGTATTACTCAATGGTGCATCCGGTATTGCCGTTGGTATGGCGACCGAGATTCCTTCACATAATTTGCGTGAAGTGGCTACGGCCGCTGTTGCTTTAATGAAGTCTCCAAAGATGAGTACTTCAGAGTTATTGGAGATCATGCCTGGCCCTGACTATCCAGGCGGCGGTCAAATCATTTCTTCTGCTGCAGAAATTGCGCAGATATATGAAGCGGGGCGCGGCAGTATTAAAGTGCGTGCACGTTGGTCTGTTGAAGAACTCGCTCGAGGTCAATGGCAGATTGTGGTTAACGAACTTCCACCAGCAACTTCCTCGCAGCGTGTGCTGCAAGAGATTGAAGAGATTACCAACCCGAAGGTTAAGGTAGGCAAAAAGACCTTAACACCCGAACAAAATAATTTTAAATCAACCATCTTGAATGTGCTCGATGGCGTGCGTGATGAATCCAGCAAGGATGCCGCAGTACGTTTGGTATTTGAGCCCAAGAGTAAGAATATCGACGTCAATGAGTTCGTCAATCTGCTGTTAGCACATACCTCGCTCGAGTCCAATGCACCAATGAACTTGGTAATGATTGGCAACGATGGACGCCCACGTCAAAAAGGCTTAAAAGAAATTCTGTCTGAGTGGGTTGCATTTAGAGTTGCCACCGTTACTAGACGAACTCAGCACCGCTTAGGCAAAGTCAAAGACCGTATGCATATCTTGGAAGGACGCTTAACCGTTCTTCTCAATATTGATAAGGTTATTAAGATCATCCGTAATAGCGATGAACCTAAGGCGGATTTGATCAAAGAATTCAAGCTGAGCGATCGCCAGGCTGAAGATATTCTGGATATTCGCTTGCGCCAGTTGGCGCGTCTTGAAGGTATCAAGATCGAGCAAGAGCTGAAAGAACTTAAGACTGAACGTGATGACCTGGAAGGTTTATTGCAAAACGACACCGTATTACGCAAGCGCATCATCAAAGAAATCGAATCCGATATGAAGGACTTTGGTGATGATCGTCGCACTCTGATTCAGGAAGATAAGCGCGCCGTTGCTGAGACCAAAGTCATTGATGAGCCTGTCACAGTCATTGTTTCCCAAAAGGGCTGGGTACGTGTTCGTCAAGGTCATGAGCATGATGCAACTCAATTTGGCTTCAAGGCGGGCGATGCTTTATACGCTACCTTTGAAGTGAGAACTGTAGATGTTATTCAGGGCTTTGGTAGTGACGGGCGTGTATACACAGTTCCCGTCAGCGAATTACCAGGTGCCCGCGGTGATGGCTCGCCATTAACTAGCTTCGTCAATTTGGCCGCTGGCTCCCAAATGGTTGCCTATTACGCTGGTCAACCTGATGATTTGGTATTGCTCTCTACTAAAGCGGGTTATGGATTCTTGGCAAATGTTGCTGATATGACTACTCGTAACAAAGCGGGTAAATCATTCTTGAGCATGGACGCTAAAGTTCCTGGCGATGCTCCTCTAGGGGCTGCTAAGGTGAAGGTAGGCATGAAGCAAGTTGCCTGCTTATCAGAAGCTTCTAAGTTATTGGTTTTCCCATTAGATGAACTCAAGCGTCTGCCAACCGGCGGTAAGGGTGTAATTCTGATGGGCTTGGATGAAAAAGAGCACTTGGCTTCGGCTATCGCAGTTGGTCCTGACGGGGCTACCTATTCAGGCGCTGGGCGTGCTGGTAAACCAACTGAACTCGGCTTGGATGCCAAAACCTTGAAGTCTTTTGCGGGTAACCGCGCACGCAAAGGTCACTTTGTTGAGCCGCGCTTAAAAGACGGCAAATTAACAGCGAACTAA
- a CDS encoding FAD-dependent oxidoreductase, with the protein MTSASFSNSKYAIVGGGLMGRLLAVALAKRGAQVDLFDKGGPDGNHAAARIAAAMLAPLAESAITEDSVVRMGLHSLPRWKELITNLSSPVYFQQDGTLILWHRQDASEAERFTAHLEKNCRSNADLSAPQNLNNEALRELEPGVADRFTQGLYLPNEGQLDNRQLLDALASELTLLKVNCHWHIEIGPSELRKQTDYKAVIDCRGTGAREAWLSGDKPNSLRGVRGEVIRLYAPEVKLRRPTRLIHPRYPIYIAPKENDVYVVGATEIESDDLSEMSVRSAMELLSAVYTVHSGFAEARILEMATQCRPTLKNNLPEIRSIRNKGLADLIMINGLYRHGFMISPAVLDCALELVELGASKTALDLGLSMTQDNNQIETVCA; encoded by the coding sequence ATGACTAGCGCAAGCTTCTCCAATAGCAAATACGCAATTGTTGGCGGCGGCCTAATGGGTCGCCTGCTAGCTGTTGCGCTTGCTAAAAGAGGCGCTCAAGTCGACCTCTTTGATAAAGGGGGTCCCGACGGCAACCATGCTGCTGCGCGCATTGCTGCAGCGATGTTGGCGCCATTAGCTGAGTCTGCAATTACTGAAGATTCGGTAGTGCGCATGGGTTTGCATAGTCTGCCTCGTTGGAAAGAGCTTATTACCAACTTATCTTCACCGGTTTACTTTCAGCAAGATGGCACTTTGATTTTGTGGCACCGCCAAGATGCCAGTGAAGCTGAACGCTTTACTGCTCATTTAGAGAAGAACTGTCGCTCAAACGCTGATCTCAGCGCACCACAAAATCTCAATAATGAAGCGTTACGCGAACTCGAGCCTGGCGTTGCCGATCGCTTTACTCAAGGACTGTATTTACCCAATGAAGGGCAATTAGATAATCGCCAGCTATTGGATGCTCTCGCTAGTGAATTAACGCTACTGAAGGTCAATTGCCACTGGCATATAGAGATCGGCCCATCTGAATTGCGCAAACAGACTGACTATAAAGCGGTAATTGACTGTCGTGGTACAGGCGCTAGAGAAGCTTGGTTATCTGGGGACAAGCCCAATAGCCTGCGTGGCGTTCGTGGTGAGGTCATTCGACTGTATGCACCAGAAGTAAAGTTGCGTCGCCCTACCCGCTTAATCCATCCGCGCTATCCGATTTATATTGCCCCTAAAGAAAATGACGTCTATGTGGTGGGTGCAACGGAGATTGAGTCTGATGACTTGTCAGAAATGAGTGTGCGCTCTGCTATGGAGTTGCTCAGCGCTGTCTACACCGTTCATAGTGGTTTTGCAGAAGCGCGCATATTGGAGATGGCAACGCAGTGTCGCCCTACTTTAAAAAATAATCTGCCAGAAATTCGGTCGATAAGAAATAAAGGGCTTGCAGATTTGATCATGATCAATGGCTTGTATCGCCATGGTTTTATGATTTCTCCTGCAGTGCTCGATTGCGCATTGGAACTTGTAGAGCTCGGCGCAAGCAAAACTGCATTGGATTTGGGATTGAGCATGACTCAAGACAATAATCAGATTGAGACAGTATGCGCATAA